One genomic window of Lycium ferocissimum isolate CSIRO_LF1 unplaced genomic scaffold, AGI_CSIRO_Lferr_CH_V1 ctg1940, whole genome shotgun sequence includes the following:
- the LOC132042957 gene encoding probable F-box protein At1g65740 — protein MDTELLTWPRLPDLILNLIFKKLTCISDCLRFSAVCKSWFSYASQDYNALQLTIDSGTIQQPPLLLILPTKTQTEEGSRVYSVTTGKILDFKLHNNIPLQGKICYGSSYGWLAFTMFDSTIGLFNPFSGKTIQLPPLIRDKKTHGLSYPGQGKVVLSKNPSTSPDDYHVVALINTCWDSELAILKSGAKSWISVVIAGWYSPDWVFFYHYCDVIYHDNVVYAVNLEGKVISVDTTTLKLRQIARGTRCRKRYIPRCYLVKSTTNELLRIQLYLRDSKPSICKMSKLVAPESRFVMVDSLGDDALFLGNSQSTCIPANSRFSANNIYYVEDNMFTMPWATEMGTFNLQDGAYNTLLSISSEPLPNPLSRPTNIPQAIWITPTLYLL, from the coding sequence ATGGATACAGAATTATTAACATGGCCACGACTTCCGGATTTGATACTCAATTTAATCTTCAAAAAATTGACTTGCATCTCTGATTGCTTACGCTTTAGCGCTGTCTGCAAGTCATGGTTTTCGTATGCATCCCAAGATTACAATGCCCTACAACTGACCATCGATTCGGGCACGATTCAACAACCTCCTCTGCTATTGATACTCCCAACAAAAACACAAACAGAAGAAGGAAGCAGAGTATACAGCGTGACCACAGGTAAAATTTTAGATTTCAAACTCCATAATAATATACCATTGCAGGGCAAGATTTGTTACGGTTCTTCTTATGGGTGGTTGGCTTTTACAATGTTTGATTCGACAATTGGACTCTTCAATCCTTTCTCTGGCAAAACTATCCAACTTCCTCCTCTTATTAGAGACAAAAAAACGCATGGCCTTAGCTATCCAGGTCAAGGAAAAGTAGTTCTGTCCAAGAATCCTTCAACCAGCCCGGATGATTATCATGTCGTGGCGTTGATTAATACCTGCTGGGACAGTGAGTTGGCCATCCTAAAAAGTGGTGCTAAATCCTGGATTTCCGTTGTTATTGCTGGATGGTATAGTCCTGACTGGGTTTTTTTCTATCATTATTGTGATGTCATATATCACGACAATGTCGTCTATGCTGTGAACCTTGAAGGTAAGGTTATCTCAGTGGACACCACTACCTTGAAGCTCAGGCAGATTGCACGAGGAACTAGGTGCAGAAAACGTTATATTCCTAGATGTTATCTTGTAAAGTCTACAACTAACGAACTACTAAGAATTCAACTATATCTCCGAGATTCCAAGCCATCAATTTGTAAGATGTCTAAGTTGGTTGCTCCAGAATCCAGGTTCGTAATGGTGGACAGCTTGGGAGATGACGCCTTGTTTTTGGGAAACAGTCAGTCCACGTGTATTCCGGCTAATTCCAGGTTTTCAGCCAATAATATATACTACGTGGAAGATAATATGTTTACCATGCCGTGGGCTACTGAAATGGGCACTTTTAACCTTCAAGATGGCGCCTACAACACTCTACTTTCTATAAGCTCAGAGCCTTTACCCAACCCTTTGTCACGACCTACGAACATACCCCAAGCCATTTGGATCACTCCTACCCTATATTTGTTATAA